One segment of Marinobacter sediminum DNA contains the following:
- a CDS encoding aromatic amino acid transaminase — protein MFESLKTLPQDPILQLMQTFRDDPRPDKVDLGIGVYKDDAGNTPIMAAVHEAERRLLEGETTKSYVGPAGSAGFNDAMARLILGNGSTLIRDGRTSVVQTPGGCGALRMAAEFLRLCQPDTNVWVSTPTWANHLPLLGGAGLTIREYSYLNQDTLQVDFNAMLEALEGASTGDVVLLHGCCHNPSGADLSFEQWQAVTNLIQRKGLLPFVDMAYQGLGDGLDQDAAGLRHLASQVPEMLVAASCSKNFGLYRERTGALMLISATETINKAATSQLLSVIRSHYSMPPAHGAAIVETILGDDGLRDQWQDELNGMCERILHLRHAFADALAPVGDFRFIARQRGMFSFLGISPEQVRRLREEHGIYMLESSRVNVAGLNDRVLPRVATAIRNIL, from the coding sequence ATGTTTGAGTCCCTCAAGACCCTGCCCCAGGACCCGATACTGCAACTGATGCAAACCTTCCGGGACGACCCACGTCCGGACAAGGTGGACCTGGGCATCGGCGTTTATAAAGACGATGCCGGCAATACCCCGATCATGGCAGCGGTGCACGAAGCAGAACGACGTCTGCTTGAAGGTGAAACCACCAAGAGTTATGTAGGCCCGGCCGGGTCCGCAGGCTTCAATGACGCGATGGCTCGTCTGATCCTCGGGAACGGAAGCACACTGATTCGGGATGGCCGTACCTCTGTGGTCCAGACGCCAGGTGGTTGTGGCGCCCTGCGCATGGCAGCGGAATTCCTTCGGCTGTGCCAGCCGGATACCAACGTTTGGGTCAGTACCCCCACCTGGGCAAACCACCTGCCCCTGCTTGGTGGCGCCGGCCTGACCATTCGCGAATATTCCTATCTGAATCAGGACACGTTGCAGGTGGACTTCAACGCCATGCTGGAGGCCCTGGAAGGAGCCAGCACCGGCGACGTGGTACTGCTTCACGGATGCTGCCATAACCCGTCCGGTGCGGACCTGTCCTTCGAACAGTGGCAGGCCGTTACCAACCTCATTCAGCGCAAGGGGCTGCTGCCCTTTGTGGACATGGCATATCAGGGACTGGGTGACGGGCTTGATCAGGACGCTGCCGGCCTTCGCCACCTGGCAAGCCAGGTGCCGGAAATGCTGGTGGCCGCTTCCTGTTCCAAGAACTTTGGCCTTTACCGGGAGCGCACTGGCGCCCTGATGCTGATCTCTGCCACGGAAACGATCAACAAGGCGGCTACCAGCCAGTTGCTGAGCGTTATTCGCTCCCACTACTCCATGCCCCCGGCCCACGGCGCGGCAATTGTGGAGACCATCCTGGGCGATGACGGATTACGCGACCAGTGGCAGGACGAGCTGAACGGTATGTGCGAACGCATCCTGCACCTTCGCCACGCCTTCGCCGACGCCCTGGCCCCGGTCGGCGATTTCCGCTTTATTGCCCGGCAAAGAGGCATGTTCTCGTTCCTGGGCATTTCCCCGGAGCAGGTTCGCCGGTTACGGGAAGAGCACGGCATCTACATGCTGGAAAGCAGCCGGGTCAATGTCGCTGGCCTGAATGACCGGGTCCTTCCGCGGGTCGCGACCGCGATACGCAACATCCTGTGA